The sequence AAATATTATTTGATCTCATGGCAGTAGCAATCCGTCTCCGTCAAGAAGGCTCCAAAGGCCGTCTGTTCTATCGTGTCGTCGCCGCTGACCAGCGTTTCAAACGCGATGGTCGCTTCCTCGAAATCTTGGGCACTTATGACCCACAGAAAAAAGGCGCGAACACCAACATTGATCTTGAGAAGGTGAATTCTTGGATCGCCAAAGGCGCTCAGCCTACAGAAACAGTTCGTAGCCTCATCAAGAGAGCTGCAGCAGCTGCTAAGTAAGCAATTGGTAACATCATTTTTGGTTTCCGTTGTTGCTCGGGCTGACGGAAACATTTAATTGCTTGTCATGGACGCCCCCGAAGCTCTTCGCGAATTCCTGACCTATGTGGTGGCCAATTTGATTGACCACCCTCAGCAAGCTTCCATCGCCATTGGCCACAACGCCAATGGCGTTTTGGTGTTTAGAGTGCAACTTGCTCCCGAAGATGTTAAGCATGTATTGGGTAAAAACGGCATGACGGCTAGTTCTATCC comes from Prosthecobacter dejongeii and encodes:
- the rpsP gene encoding 30S ribosomal protein S16, translating into MAVAIRLRQEGSKGRLFYRVVAADQRFKRDGRFLEILGTYDPQKKGANTNIDLEKVNSWIAKGAQPTETVRSLIKRAAAAAK
- a CDS encoding KH domain-containing protein, with product MDAPEALREFLTYVVANLIDHPQQASIAIGHNANGVLVFRVQLAPEDVKHVLGKNGMTASSIRSLLTTAAEKHGIRVSLKIGAARDLEGEETPEQEQQREAAAAGC